A single Montipora foliosa isolate CH-2021 chromosome 7, ASM3666993v2, whole genome shotgun sequence DNA region contains:
- the LOC138009615 gene encoding uncharacterized protein has product MSNNRGFKLAALNIVSLRAHIDELRVYLHSKVIDILAINESRLSSSISNGEVSILGYILERNDRNRDGGGVALYIRNTINYELLHDYDDDRLEWLGIKVNKFMTKPFIVGTWYRPPDANAEILMAFESLIDRIEMLGLEVNIIGDFNCNVGATLLESHTKKLLDICNLYQYHQLIREPTRITEKTASTIDLFITNNNDLFTQSGVSHIGISDHSLIFAVRKFSLPKRSPLIVQSRQFRNFDGHLFRTDLSLVPWHLVDYELNPNSAWEMWSNMFLKICDFHAPKRSRKIRNNHAPWLTPELKKLMFQRDKLKRVVNINETEANWDSYKSARNNVNISIKKAKAEYYERYFEENMGDIRKTWKGINMIMGRSSRATEISNIIVDDSCCTDPNDISNALNAHFTKIGPTLANSIPETAVRGYHVYRDVWKPSIGEKLVAKREFNNPMDKHGVKVLKGDKTVGHLPCEFSRIAWYFLGRSGEISVELIGRRRHCKQLCGGMEVPCQLEFNCSNKAQMKRLKELLANKIQV; this is encoded by the exons ATGTCTAATAATAGAGGTTTTAAATTGGCAGCCCTAAATATTGTGAGTCTTCGGGCCCATATAGATGAACTCCGCGTTTATTTGCATTCAAAAGTCATTGATATTCTTGCAATTAATGAATCCCGCCTTAGTAGCTCAATCTCAAATGGTGAAGTTTCCATTCTAGGCTATATCCTGGAAAGAAATGACCGAAACAGGGATGGTGGTGGGGTTGCTCTGTATATAAGAAATACAATAAATTATGAGCTTCTgcatgattatgatgatgataggCTTGAATGGCTAGGTATCAAAGTAAATAAATTCATGACTAAGCCTTTTATTGTTGGGACCTGGTATAGGCCCCCTGATGCTAATGCTGAAATATTGATGGCTTTTGAATCACTTATTGACCGTATCGAGATGTTAGGGCTAGAAGTGAATATAATAGGAGATTTCAATTGTAATGTGGGTGCCACTCTCTTGGAATCtcatacaaaaaaattattggataTTTGCAATCTCTACCAATATCATCAATTAATTCGCGAGCCCACTCGTATTACAGAAAAAACAGCCAGTACAATTGATTTGTTTAttacaaataataatgatttatttACGCAGTCTGGCGTTTCTCACATTGGCATTAGCGACCATTCTCTAATTTTTGCTGTTCGTAAATTCAGTTTGCCAAAACGATCTCCACTGATTGTACAGAGCAGACAATTCAGAAATTTTGATGGACATCTGTTTCGTACTGATCTCAGTCTGGTCCCATGGCACCTTGTTGACTATGAACTTAATCCAAACAGTGCATGGGAGATGTGGTCCAATATGTTTCTGAAAATCTGTGATTTTCATGCCCCAAAGAGGAGCCGAAAGATTAGAAATAACCATGCCCCCTGGCTAACCCCTGAACTAAAGAAGCTGATGTTCCAAAGGGATAAACTTAAAAGGGTAGTTAATATAAATGAAACCGAAGCTAATTGGGACAGTTATAAATCTGCACgtaataatgtaaatattagtatAAAGAAGGCTAAAGCTGAGTATTATGAGCGTTACTTTGAAGAAAATATGGGTGACATAAGAAAAACATGGAAAGGTATTAACATGATTATGGGACGAAGCTCTCGTGCTACAGAGATCAGTAATATTATAGTAGATGACTCGTGTTGTACAGACCCAAATGACATTAGTAACGCTCTTAATGCTCATTTTACGAAGATTGGCCCGACACTAGCAAACAGCATACCTGAAACTG CTGTGCGTGGATATCATGTTTATCGGGACGTATGGAAGCCATCGATCGGAGAAAAACTTGTTGCTAAACGAGAGTTTAACAATCCCATGGACAAACACGGCGTGAAAGTCCTAAAGGGTGATAAAACGGTCGGCCATTTGCCTTGTGAGTTCTCTCGAATAGCGTGGTATTTTCTTGGACGCAGTGGAGAAATCAGTGTCGAACTGATCGGTCGCAGACGACATTGTAAGCAGCTGTGCGGAGGGATGGAGGTTCCATGCCAGTTAGAATTTAACTGCTCAAACAAAGCACAAATgaaacgcttgaaagaactactGGCGAACAAGATTCAAGTTTAG